In a single window of the Acipenser ruthenus chromosome 8, fAciRut3.2 maternal haplotype, whole genome shotgun sequence genome:
- the LOC117406934 gene encoding lebercilin-like protein isoform X1, with product MFNARSDTVVEKRSPSETGSGDGVCTAYRTESCSPSRTPFSRITSYSRGSSSNPSVSRDASSDPDYSESFESEHSSDSSQCSSGVTPFSARKKQNENRESLPAVKVRNKNPLRNPQKWTSYVKNNRTGSIPQISMISHKPGSGPEARILSARLHQIKKLSNDLHELQKKLNAVDLENKLLKQLQSRHAKALRKFEDSESSLPQMMARHSNEVKSLKEQLRRSQEQDHIVSHKLRASEAELLRTKDSLQRLQQLSEDKKLEEREELARKLTVLRVNTGYQEKKIQELEKKLELCNTSFTRHLAAESRKTLESRELSKFLQMQLDLLNNRIREKERELEIQYIYSNRLLKGSSKRDVLPRVRNVAKSVQTDDFFHPPLPSPCSVPNAKEEETDTVNMITNDSYQEKISDNEQMEALQTEERLNGGDDSYRPEHDQLIPENKEEDDEDEASQEETEEFVSLEEQKKREREDEEKHDLLLREALEMEERERKDQTQENSEMLHNEEESQNSIDELYDFPEFSNTVESSAKNNNPPIKQRRQYTFKETVQNLHHGRPAHGMTASKLSNTSWSKTPTKQASGQLECEDLGISGYEPSFSKATAVPKQNGDGLEMKGGAARSKKSSLMEELFGQRNMLHSKHVGPRVSGYSQGRNARANCNAHANPALHTKDCDFNLMKNDLLYTKTTMTQPTNRLKQK from the exons ATGTTTAACGCAAGGTCAGATACAGTAGTTGAGAAGAGATCCCCTAGTGAGACAGGGAGTGGGGACGGTGTCTGCACAGCTTACAGAACAGAATCCTGCTCCCCCAGTAGGACCCCTTTCAGCAGGATCACTAGCTACAGCCGTGGCAGCAGCAGCAATCCCAGCGTGTCTCGGGATGCCAGCTCCGATCCGGACTACTCAGAGTCTTTCGAGTCCGAGCacagttcagacagctctcagTGTAGTTCAGGCGTAACACCATTCTCAGCTAGGAAGAAGCAGAATGAGAACAGGGAGAGTTTGCCAGCAGTCAAAG TTCGAAATAAGAATCCATTGAGAAATCCGCAAAAGTGGACCAGCTATGTAAAAAACAACCGAACTGGTAGCATCCCTCAGATTAGCATGATCTCCCATAAGCCAGGGAGTGGGCCTGAAGCACGTATCTTGTCGGCCCGGCTCCACCAAATCAAGAAGCTGAGCAACGACCTGCACGAACTGCAGAAGAAACTGAATGCCGTCGACTTGGAGAACAAGCTCCTGAAGCAGCTGCAGAGCCGCCACGCCAAGGCTCTGAGGAAGTTTGAAGACTCCGAGAGCAGCCTGCCTCAGATGATGGCTCGCCACAGCAATGAGGTGAAGAGCCTGAAAGAGCAGCTTCGCAGGTCCCAGGAGCAGGACCACATCGTGTCCCACAAGCTGAGAGCAAGCGAAGCAGAGCTGCTGCGTACCAAAGACAGCCTGCAGAGGCTGCAGCAGCTCTCGGAGGACAAGAAGCTGGAAGAGAGGGAGGAACTTGCACGCAAGCTAACAGTGCTCAGAGTCAACACTGGATACCAGGAAAAGAAGATTCAG gaacTAGAGAAAAAGCTTGAGCTGTGCAACACTTCATTTACTCGTCACCTGGCAGCAGAAAGCAGAAAGACCCTGGAATCTCGAGAACTGTCAAAGTTCTTGCAGATGCAGTTGGATCTTCTCAATAACAGGATCCGG gagaaagagagagaattgGAAATTCAGTATATCTACTCAAATAGGCTGCTGAAAGGCTCTTCTAAGAGGGACGTTCTGCCAAGAG TGAGAAATGTAGCAAAATCTGTTCAGACAGATGATTTCTTCCACCCACCACTGCCCTCTCCGTGCTCAGTACCCAATGCCAAGGAAGAAGAGACAGATACA GTGAATATGATAACAAATGATTCATATCAAGAAAAGATAAGTGACAACGAACAAATGGAGGCGCTGCAAACAGAAGAAAGATTGAATGGAGGAGATGATTCTTATAGACCAGAGCACG ATCAACTCATTCCAGAAAACAAAGAGGAAGATGATGAAGACGAGGCAAGCCAGGAAGAAACAGAGGAATTCGTCAGCCTGGAAGAACAAAagaagagagaaagggaggacGAAGAAAAGCATGATTTGCTCCTTCGGGAGGCTTTAGAAatggaagagagagaaagaaaagaccAGACTCAAGAAAACAGTGAGATGCTCCACAATGAAGAAGAAAGCCAGAACAGTATTGACGAGCTGTATGATTTTCCAGAGTTTTCCAATACAGTGGAATCCTCTGCTAAGAACAATAACCCCCCCATTAAGCAGAGGCGACAGTACACATTTAAAGAGACTGTCCAAAACCTGCACCACGGGCGACCTGCTCATGGGATGACTGCCTCCAAATTAAGCAACACAAGCTGGAGCAAAACCCCCACAAAACAAGCCAGTGGGCAGCTAGAGTGTGAGGATTTGGGAATAAGTGGGTACGAACCATCCTTTTCCAAAGCCACAGCAGTGCCGAAGCAGAATGGAGATGGACTGGAGATGAAGGGAGGAGCAGCAAGAAGCAAAAAGAGCAGTCTGATGGAAGAACTTTTTGGTCAAAGAAATATGCtgcacagcaaacatgtgggGCCAAGGGTTAGCGGCTATAGCCAGGGAAGGAATGCAAGAGCAAACTGCAATGCACATGCAAACCCTGCTTTACACACAAAGGACTGTGACTTTAACTTGATGAAGAATGACTTGCTGTACACAAAGACGACAATGACACAGCCTACCAATCGCTTGAAACAAAAGTGa
- the LOC117406934 gene encoding lebercilin-like protein isoform X2 gives MFNARSDTVVEKRSPSETGSGDGVCTAYRTESCSPSRTPFSRITSYSRGSSSNPSVSRDASSDPDYSESFESEHSSDSSQCSSGVTPFSARKKQNENRESLPAVKVRNKNPLRNPQKWTSYVKNNRTGSIPQISMISHKPGSGPEARILSARLHQIKKLSNDLHELQKKLNAVDLENKLLKQLQSRHAKALRKFEDSESSLPQMMARHSNEVKSLKEQLRRSQEQDHIVSHKLRASEAELLRTKDSLQRLQQLSEDKKLEEREELARKLTVLRVNTGYQEKKIQELEKKLELCNTSFTRHLAAESRKTLESRELSKFLQMQLDLLNNRIREKERELEIQYIYSNRLLKGSSKRDVLPRVRNVAKSVQTDDFFHPPLPSPCSVPNAKEEETDTVNMITNDSYQEKISDNEQMEALQTEERLNGGDDSYRPEHENKEEDDEDEASQEETEEFVSLEEQKKREREDEEKHDLLLREALEMEERERKDQTQENSEMLHNEEESQNSIDELYDFPEFSNTVESSAKNNNPPIKQRRQYTFKETVQNLHHGRPAHGMTASKLSNTSWSKTPTKQASGQLECEDLGISGYEPSFSKATAVPKQNGDGLEMKGGAARSKKSSLMEELFGQRNMLHSKHVGPRVSGYSQGRNARANCNAHANPALHTKDCDFNLMKNDLLYTKTTMTQPTNRLKQK, from the exons ATGTTTAACGCAAGGTCAGATACAGTAGTTGAGAAGAGATCCCCTAGTGAGACAGGGAGTGGGGACGGTGTCTGCACAGCTTACAGAACAGAATCCTGCTCCCCCAGTAGGACCCCTTTCAGCAGGATCACTAGCTACAGCCGTGGCAGCAGCAGCAATCCCAGCGTGTCTCGGGATGCCAGCTCCGATCCGGACTACTCAGAGTCTTTCGAGTCCGAGCacagttcagacagctctcagTGTAGTTCAGGCGTAACACCATTCTCAGCTAGGAAGAAGCAGAATGAGAACAGGGAGAGTTTGCCAGCAGTCAAAG TTCGAAATAAGAATCCATTGAGAAATCCGCAAAAGTGGACCAGCTATGTAAAAAACAACCGAACTGGTAGCATCCCTCAGATTAGCATGATCTCCCATAAGCCAGGGAGTGGGCCTGAAGCACGTATCTTGTCGGCCCGGCTCCACCAAATCAAGAAGCTGAGCAACGACCTGCACGAACTGCAGAAGAAACTGAATGCCGTCGACTTGGAGAACAAGCTCCTGAAGCAGCTGCAGAGCCGCCACGCCAAGGCTCTGAGGAAGTTTGAAGACTCCGAGAGCAGCCTGCCTCAGATGATGGCTCGCCACAGCAATGAGGTGAAGAGCCTGAAAGAGCAGCTTCGCAGGTCCCAGGAGCAGGACCACATCGTGTCCCACAAGCTGAGAGCAAGCGAAGCAGAGCTGCTGCGTACCAAAGACAGCCTGCAGAGGCTGCAGCAGCTCTCGGAGGACAAGAAGCTGGAAGAGAGGGAGGAACTTGCACGCAAGCTAACAGTGCTCAGAGTCAACACTGGATACCAGGAAAAGAAGATTCAG gaacTAGAGAAAAAGCTTGAGCTGTGCAACACTTCATTTACTCGTCACCTGGCAGCAGAAAGCAGAAAGACCCTGGAATCTCGAGAACTGTCAAAGTTCTTGCAGATGCAGTTGGATCTTCTCAATAACAGGATCCGG gagaaagagagagaattgGAAATTCAGTATATCTACTCAAATAGGCTGCTGAAAGGCTCTTCTAAGAGGGACGTTCTGCCAAGAG TGAGAAATGTAGCAAAATCTGTTCAGACAGATGATTTCTTCCACCCACCACTGCCCTCTCCGTGCTCAGTACCCAATGCCAAGGAAGAAGAGACAGATACA GTGAATATGATAACAAATGATTCATATCAAGAAAAGATAAGTGACAACGAACAAATGGAGGCGCTGCAAACAGAAGAAAGATTGAATGGAGGAGATGATTCTTATAGACCAGAGCACG AAAACAAAGAGGAAGATGATGAAGACGAGGCAAGCCAGGAAGAAACAGAGGAATTCGTCAGCCTGGAAGAACAAAagaagagagaaagggaggacGAAGAAAAGCATGATTTGCTCCTTCGGGAGGCTTTAGAAatggaagagagagaaagaaaagaccAGACTCAAGAAAACAGTGAGATGCTCCACAATGAAGAAGAAAGCCAGAACAGTATTGACGAGCTGTATGATTTTCCAGAGTTTTCCAATACAGTGGAATCCTCTGCTAAGAACAATAACCCCCCCATTAAGCAGAGGCGACAGTACACATTTAAAGAGACTGTCCAAAACCTGCACCACGGGCGACCTGCTCATGGGATGACTGCCTCCAAATTAAGCAACACAAGCTGGAGCAAAACCCCCACAAAACAAGCCAGTGGGCAGCTAGAGTGTGAGGATTTGGGAATAAGTGGGTACGAACCATCCTTTTCCAAAGCCACAGCAGTGCCGAAGCAGAATGGAGATGGACTGGAGATGAAGGGAGGAGCAGCAAGAAGCAAAAAGAGCAGTCTGATGGAAGAACTTTTTGGTCAAAGAAATATGCtgcacagcaaacatgtgggGCCAAGGGTTAGCGGCTATAGCCAGGGAAGGAATGCAAGAGCAAACTGCAATGCACATGCAAACCCTGCTTTACACACAAAGGACTGTGACTTTAACTTGATGAAGAATGACTTGCTGTACACAAAGACGACAATGACACAGCCTACCAATCGCTTGAAACAAAAGTGa
- the LOC117406934 gene encoding lebercilin-like protein isoform X3 — MFNARSDTVVEKRSPSETGSGDGVCTAYRTESCSPSRTPFSRITSYSRGSSSNPSVSRDASSDPDYSESFESEHSSDSSQCSSGVTPFSARKKQNENRESLPAVKVRNKNPLRNPQKWTSYVKNNRTGSIPQISMISHKPGSGPEARILSARLHQIKKLSNDLHELQKKLNAVDLENKLLKQLQSRHAKALRKFEDSESSLPQMMARHSNEVKSLKEQLRRSQEQDHIVSHKLRASEAELLRTKDSLQRLQQLSEDKKLEEREELARKLTVLRVNTGYQEKKIQELEKKLELCNTSFTRHLAAESRKTLESRELSKFLQMQLDLLNNRIRVNMITNDSYQEKISDNEQMEALQTEERLNGGDDSYRPEHDQLIPENKEEDDEDEASQEETEEFVSLEEQKKREREDEEKHDLLLREALEMEERERKDQTQENSEMLHNEEESQNSIDELYDFPEFSNTVESSAKNNNPPIKQRRQYTFKETVQNLHHGRPAHGMTASKLSNTSWSKTPTKQASGQLECEDLGISGYEPSFSKATAVPKQNGDGLEMKGGAARSKKSSLMEELFGQRNMLHSKHVGPRVSGYSQGRNARANCNAHANPALHTKDCDFNLMKNDLLYTKTTMTQPTNRLKQK; from the exons ATGTTTAACGCAAGGTCAGATACAGTAGTTGAGAAGAGATCCCCTAGTGAGACAGGGAGTGGGGACGGTGTCTGCACAGCTTACAGAACAGAATCCTGCTCCCCCAGTAGGACCCCTTTCAGCAGGATCACTAGCTACAGCCGTGGCAGCAGCAGCAATCCCAGCGTGTCTCGGGATGCCAGCTCCGATCCGGACTACTCAGAGTCTTTCGAGTCCGAGCacagttcagacagctctcagTGTAGTTCAGGCGTAACACCATTCTCAGCTAGGAAGAAGCAGAATGAGAACAGGGAGAGTTTGCCAGCAGTCAAAG TTCGAAATAAGAATCCATTGAGAAATCCGCAAAAGTGGACCAGCTATGTAAAAAACAACCGAACTGGTAGCATCCCTCAGATTAGCATGATCTCCCATAAGCCAGGGAGTGGGCCTGAAGCACGTATCTTGTCGGCCCGGCTCCACCAAATCAAGAAGCTGAGCAACGACCTGCACGAACTGCAGAAGAAACTGAATGCCGTCGACTTGGAGAACAAGCTCCTGAAGCAGCTGCAGAGCCGCCACGCCAAGGCTCTGAGGAAGTTTGAAGACTCCGAGAGCAGCCTGCCTCAGATGATGGCTCGCCACAGCAATGAGGTGAAGAGCCTGAAAGAGCAGCTTCGCAGGTCCCAGGAGCAGGACCACATCGTGTCCCACAAGCTGAGAGCAAGCGAAGCAGAGCTGCTGCGTACCAAAGACAGCCTGCAGAGGCTGCAGCAGCTCTCGGAGGACAAGAAGCTGGAAGAGAGGGAGGAACTTGCACGCAAGCTAACAGTGCTCAGAGTCAACACTGGATACCAGGAAAAGAAGATTCAG gaacTAGAGAAAAAGCTTGAGCTGTGCAACACTTCATTTACTCGTCACCTGGCAGCAGAAAGCAGAAAGACCCTGGAATCTCGAGAACTGTCAAAGTTCTTGCAGATGCAGTTGGATCTTCTCAATAACAGGATCCGG GTGAATATGATAACAAATGATTCATATCAAGAAAAGATAAGTGACAACGAACAAATGGAGGCGCTGCAAACAGAAGAAAGATTGAATGGAGGAGATGATTCTTATAGACCAGAGCACG ATCAACTCATTCCAGAAAACAAAGAGGAAGATGATGAAGACGAGGCAAGCCAGGAAGAAACAGAGGAATTCGTCAGCCTGGAAGAACAAAagaagagagaaagggaggacGAAGAAAAGCATGATTTGCTCCTTCGGGAGGCTTTAGAAatggaagagagagaaagaaaagaccAGACTCAAGAAAACAGTGAGATGCTCCACAATGAAGAAGAAAGCCAGAACAGTATTGACGAGCTGTATGATTTTCCAGAGTTTTCCAATACAGTGGAATCCTCTGCTAAGAACAATAACCCCCCCATTAAGCAGAGGCGACAGTACACATTTAAAGAGACTGTCCAAAACCTGCACCACGGGCGACCTGCTCATGGGATGACTGCCTCCAAATTAAGCAACACAAGCTGGAGCAAAACCCCCACAAAACAAGCCAGTGGGCAGCTAGAGTGTGAGGATTTGGGAATAAGTGGGTACGAACCATCCTTTTCCAAAGCCACAGCAGTGCCGAAGCAGAATGGAGATGGACTGGAGATGAAGGGAGGAGCAGCAAGAAGCAAAAAGAGCAGTCTGATGGAAGAACTTTTTGGTCAAAGAAATATGCtgcacagcaaacatgtgggGCCAAGGGTTAGCGGCTATAGCCAGGGAAGGAATGCAAGAGCAAACTGCAATGCACATGCAAACCCTGCTTTACACACAAAGGACTGTGACTTTAACTTGATGAAGAATGACTTGCTGTACACAAAGACGACAATGACACAGCCTACCAATCGCTTGAAACAAAAGTGa
- the LOC117406934 gene encoding lebercilin-like protein isoform X4 — protein sequence MFNARSDTVVEKRSPSETGSGDGVCTAYRTESCSPSRTPFSRITSYSRGSSSNPSVSRDASSDPDYSESFESEHSSDSSQCSSGVTPFSARKKQNENRESLPAVKVRNKNPLRNPQKWTSYVKNNRTGSIPQISMISHKPGSGPEARILSARLHQIKKLSNDLHELQKKLNAVDLENKLLKQLQSRHAKALRKFEDSESSLPQMMARHSNEVKSLKEQLRRSQEQDHIVSHKLRASEAELLRTKDSLQRLQQLSEDKKLEEREELARKLTVLRVNTGYQEKKIQELEKKLELCNTSFTRHLAAESRKTLESRELSKFLQMQLDLLNNRIRVNMITNDSYQEKISDNEQMEALQTEERLNGGDDSYRPEHENKEEDDEDEASQEETEEFVSLEEQKKREREDEEKHDLLLREALEMEERERKDQTQENSEMLHNEEESQNSIDELYDFPEFSNTVESSAKNNNPPIKQRRQYTFKETVQNLHHGRPAHGMTASKLSNTSWSKTPTKQASGQLECEDLGISGYEPSFSKATAVPKQNGDGLEMKGGAARSKKSSLMEELFGQRNMLHSKHVGPRVSGYSQGRNARANCNAHANPALHTKDCDFNLMKNDLLYTKTTMTQPTNRLKQK from the exons ATGTTTAACGCAAGGTCAGATACAGTAGTTGAGAAGAGATCCCCTAGTGAGACAGGGAGTGGGGACGGTGTCTGCACAGCTTACAGAACAGAATCCTGCTCCCCCAGTAGGACCCCTTTCAGCAGGATCACTAGCTACAGCCGTGGCAGCAGCAGCAATCCCAGCGTGTCTCGGGATGCCAGCTCCGATCCGGACTACTCAGAGTCTTTCGAGTCCGAGCacagttcagacagctctcagTGTAGTTCAGGCGTAACACCATTCTCAGCTAGGAAGAAGCAGAATGAGAACAGGGAGAGTTTGCCAGCAGTCAAAG TTCGAAATAAGAATCCATTGAGAAATCCGCAAAAGTGGACCAGCTATGTAAAAAACAACCGAACTGGTAGCATCCCTCAGATTAGCATGATCTCCCATAAGCCAGGGAGTGGGCCTGAAGCACGTATCTTGTCGGCCCGGCTCCACCAAATCAAGAAGCTGAGCAACGACCTGCACGAACTGCAGAAGAAACTGAATGCCGTCGACTTGGAGAACAAGCTCCTGAAGCAGCTGCAGAGCCGCCACGCCAAGGCTCTGAGGAAGTTTGAAGACTCCGAGAGCAGCCTGCCTCAGATGATGGCTCGCCACAGCAATGAGGTGAAGAGCCTGAAAGAGCAGCTTCGCAGGTCCCAGGAGCAGGACCACATCGTGTCCCACAAGCTGAGAGCAAGCGAAGCAGAGCTGCTGCGTACCAAAGACAGCCTGCAGAGGCTGCAGCAGCTCTCGGAGGACAAGAAGCTGGAAGAGAGGGAGGAACTTGCACGCAAGCTAACAGTGCTCAGAGTCAACACTGGATACCAGGAAAAGAAGATTCAG gaacTAGAGAAAAAGCTTGAGCTGTGCAACACTTCATTTACTCGTCACCTGGCAGCAGAAAGCAGAAAGACCCTGGAATCTCGAGAACTGTCAAAGTTCTTGCAGATGCAGTTGGATCTTCTCAATAACAGGATCCGG GTGAATATGATAACAAATGATTCATATCAAGAAAAGATAAGTGACAACGAACAAATGGAGGCGCTGCAAACAGAAGAAAGATTGAATGGAGGAGATGATTCTTATAGACCAGAGCACG AAAACAAAGAGGAAGATGATGAAGACGAGGCAAGCCAGGAAGAAACAGAGGAATTCGTCAGCCTGGAAGAACAAAagaagagagaaagggaggacGAAGAAAAGCATGATTTGCTCCTTCGGGAGGCTTTAGAAatggaagagagagaaagaaaagaccAGACTCAAGAAAACAGTGAGATGCTCCACAATGAAGAAGAAAGCCAGAACAGTATTGACGAGCTGTATGATTTTCCAGAGTTTTCCAATACAGTGGAATCCTCTGCTAAGAACAATAACCCCCCCATTAAGCAGAGGCGACAGTACACATTTAAAGAGACTGTCCAAAACCTGCACCACGGGCGACCTGCTCATGGGATGACTGCCTCCAAATTAAGCAACACAAGCTGGAGCAAAACCCCCACAAAACAAGCCAGTGGGCAGCTAGAGTGTGAGGATTTGGGAATAAGTGGGTACGAACCATCCTTTTCCAAAGCCACAGCAGTGCCGAAGCAGAATGGAGATGGACTGGAGATGAAGGGAGGAGCAGCAAGAAGCAAAAAGAGCAGTCTGATGGAAGAACTTTTTGGTCAAAGAAATATGCtgcacagcaaacatgtgggGCCAAGGGTTAGCGGCTATAGCCAGGGAAGGAATGCAAGAGCAAACTGCAATGCACATGCAAACCCTGCTTTACACACAAAGGACTGTGACTTTAACTTGATGAAGAATGACTTGCTGTACACAAAGACGACAATGACACAGCCTACCAATCGCTTGAAACAAAAGTGa
- the LOC117406934 gene encoding lebercilin-like protein isoform X5, whose protein sequence is MISHKPGSGPEARILSARLHQIKKLSNDLHELQKKLNAVDLENKLLKQLQSRHAKALRKFEDSESSLPQMMARHSNEVKSLKEQLRRSQEQDHIVSHKLRASEAELLRTKDSLQRLQQLSEDKKLEEREELARKLTVLRVNTGYQEKKIQELEKKLELCNTSFTRHLAAESRKTLESRELSKFLQMQLDLLNNRIREKERELEIQYIYSNRLLKGSSKRDVLPRVRNVAKSVQTDDFFHPPLPSPCSVPNAKEEETDTVNMITNDSYQEKISDNEQMEALQTEERLNGGDDSYRPEHDQLIPENKEEDDEDEASQEETEEFVSLEEQKKREREDEEKHDLLLREALEMEERERKDQTQENSEMLHNEEESQNSIDELYDFPEFSNTVESSAKNNNPPIKQRRQYTFKETVQNLHHGRPAHGMTASKLSNTSWSKTPTKQASGQLECEDLGISGYEPSFSKATAVPKQNGDGLEMKGGAARSKKSSLMEELFGQRNMLHSKHVGPRVSGYSQGRNARANCNAHANPALHTKDCDFNLMKNDLLYTKTTMTQPTNRLKQK, encoded by the exons ATGATCTCCCATAAGCCAGGGAGTGGGCCTGAAGCACGTATCTTGTCGGCCCGGCTCCACCAAATCAAGAAGCTGAGCAACGACCTGCACGAACTGCAGAAGAAACTGAATGCCGTCGACTTGGAGAACAAGCTCCTGAAGCAGCTGCAGAGCCGCCACGCCAAGGCTCTGAGGAAGTTTGAAGACTCCGAGAGCAGCCTGCCTCAGATGATGGCTCGCCACAGCAATGAGGTGAAGAGCCTGAAAGAGCAGCTTCGCAGGTCCCAGGAGCAGGACCACATCGTGTCCCACAAGCTGAGAGCAAGCGAAGCAGAGCTGCTGCGTACCAAAGACAGCCTGCAGAGGCTGCAGCAGCTCTCGGAGGACAAGAAGCTGGAAGAGAGGGAGGAACTTGCACGCAAGCTAACAGTGCTCAGAGTCAACACTGGATACCAGGAAAAGAAGATTCAG gaacTAGAGAAAAAGCTTGAGCTGTGCAACACTTCATTTACTCGTCACCTGGCAGCAGAAAGCAGAAAGACCCTGGAATCTCGAGAACTGTCAAAGTTCTTGCAGATGCAGTTGGATCTTCTCAATAACAGGATCCGG gagaaagagagagaattgGAAATTCAGTATATCTACTCAAATAGGCTGCTGAAAGGCTCTTCTAAGAGGGACGTTCTGCCAAGAG TGAGAAATGTAGCAAAATCTGTTCAGACAGATGATTTCTTCCACCCACCACTGCCCTCTCCGTGCTCAGTACCCAATGCCAAGGAAGAAGAGACAGATACA GTGAATATGATAACAAATGATTCATATCAAGAAAAGATAAGTGACAACGAACAAATGGAGGCGCTGCAAACAGAAGAAAGATTGAATGGAGGAGATGATTCTTATAGACCAGAGCACG ATCAACTCATTCCAGAAAACAAAGAGGAAGATGATGAAGACGAGGCAAGCCAGGAAGAAACAGAGGAATTCGTCAGCCTGGAAGAACAAAagaagagagaaagggaggacGAAGAAAAGCATGATTTGCTCCTTCGGGAGGCTTTAGAAatggaagagagagaaagaaaagaccAGACTCAAGAAAACAGTGAGATGCTCCACAATGAAGAAGAAAGCCAGAACAGTATTGACGAGCTGTATGATTTTCCAGAGTTTTCCAATACAGTGGAATCCTCTGCTAAGAACAATAACCCCCCCATTAAGCAGAGGCGACAGTACACATTTAAAGAGACTGTCCAAAACCTGCACCACGGGCGACCTGCTCATGGGATGACTGCCTCCAAATTAAGCAACACAAGCTGGAGCAAAACCCCCACAAAACAAGCCAGTGGGCAGCTAGAGTGTGAGGATTTGGGAATAAGTGGGTACGAACCATCCTTTTCCAAAGCCACAGCAGTGCCGAAGCAGAATGGAGATGGACTGGAGATGAAGGGAGGAGCAGCAAGAAGCAAAAAGAGCAGTCTGATGGAAGAACTTTTTGGTCAAAGAAATATGCtgcacagcaaacatgtgggGCCAAGGGTTAGCGGCTATAGCCAGGGAAGGAATGCAAGAGCAAACTGCAATGCACATGCAAACCCTGCTTTACACACAAAGGACTGTGACTTTAACTTGATGAAGAATGACTTGCTGTACACAAAGACGACAATGACACAGCCTACCAATCGCTTGAAACAAAAGTGa